One Arcobacter sp. FWKO B genomic window, AAAAGAGTTTTATACTGAAACAAAAATGCTATCTCTTTTTCAGCGTTCATTAAGACAATTAAATAATCATATAATAGTAGGTATGAACGAAAAGGAAGAATTCTTATTTCTTGACTTAAAAACGATGAAGATAGAAAAAAAGGTTTTTGAAACACCAGAGAATCAAGAAATAGTTGGCTTCACTATTAATAATAATCAATTGGCTTTAGAACTTAAAGAATATACTATTCCTGACCAAACCAAACCTCCATTTGACTCAGGAGGTATACAAACATCATACTATTTTCCAGAGACCAAAGAGTATGTCAATCTTCCAAAACATCTACCATACCATATTTATTGGAATATACAAGATAACTACATAGGTGGCTTTATGAAATATGGAAGCCAATCGTTTGGAATACCAGTTCATGTTTATACTTTAGATAGAGGGAAAGAATGGAAGTATGAGATATTAGATAAGTATAGTTTTATGTCTGCTTATGCATATATTGATGGTCAATTGTGGTTTGTTGCAGCAAAAGACTCTGCAGCGAATGTTTTTTTGACCAAAGGTGAATTAAAATAAAATCAATAAATAAAACGATACAATTAAGGAGCTAAGATTTTGTCATACAATCCTCTATCACAAAGAGCATCAAAGTATTATAAAGACAAAGATATATCATATTATCACAAATACATATATGACAATCACAATATCATAGGGATATATGATGGAAGAAGTGATAGGTTACTTGCTTCATTTATACATACTCCAAAAAGCATAGACAAACCACTATCAATAACTATAGACAAACAAACATACTATTATCATTTAGATATCAATAACTCTGTAGTAGAAATAAGTGATGAGTTTAAAAACATAGTACAACACTTTACATATGATGACTTTGGGTATATTATAGATAGATATACTAGTGAAAATCATAAAGAGTTAGAAATATTAAATCCTTACACTTACACATCAAGAGAATATGACACTGATGAGTTATATTACTATAGAGCTAGATATTATGACCCTAGCATAAAAAGATTTATATCACCAGACCCTATAAGCTATCAAAGTGGAGATACCAACTTTTATGCTTATGTAAACAACAACCCAATAAACCTAACAGACCCTAGTGGACTAAAACCTCAGGTGAATATTCCTAATAGTGATGTAGTAGGTAATATATACACAAAGAATATAGCAAACAATCTACCTCAAAATCCAAACATAGATATACTTACTCCTCCACCCTCACCTATCAATGCTGAACCTATGGGTAAGGATGGGTTTAAGGTGAGGGGTAGTAAGCCTAAGCTTGATATAGGGAAGACTCTTTACTTTGTGTTTTATGACTCCAATGCAAAACATACCAAATATCTAAAAAGTTCAGCAACAAAAGTATACAATGAAGTAAAACAAGAGATAAGTAAAAAACCAGATAAACAACACCACATAGTATATTTACAAGAAGTAACATCAGCTAATGAACTAAAAGACTTTGTACAAAGTAAGATAGAACAAAATGGTGGAAAAGAAAAGGTACTACTTGGAAGTATAGAAGCAATAAGACAAATACCTCAAAGTACTTCTATATATCAATATGTAAAAAATACTTTAAATATAAAACCAAACCAAGAACACCTAAAACCAAAACCATACTTCCAAGGCAACATAGACCAACAATCTATAAATACCCATAATGAAAATATATTAAGAAATGAAAAACTACATAAAACTATAGCGAGCAAAGAACATCAGAAGTATGTAATGATGGAGGTGGCTGAGGATTTGGATGGTTTATCTGATAATTTAGGACTAGCAGGTGCTGTTTTATTAGTTGCTGCTACAAAAAATCCTAAAAGAGCAGCTATACTAGCACCTATAGGAAAAGGCTTAACTGTATTGTCTGAAGGTGCAATGTATGGTAAACATTTATTTAAATACTTTGCAGATGAATTTGACTATAGAGAACTGACAACTGATGTAATATTAGCTAAAACTGTATTTATTAGGAACAATGAATTAATAGAATATTATGCAGATAAAACCATATCTGAATATATAAAAAATTTATATGAGGACAAATAATTATGAAAAAAGCATTTAAAATTATATTTAAAGAGATAAGTACAATTTTAACATTATTGGCAATTCCTACATTTGCATTAATATTAGGGCTATCTGGAAAAGATGGTGTACAACTTCTAAATAAATTTGAACCAGAACATTATAAAGGATATATGTTTGTAGCTATATTTGGATACATTT contains:
- a CDS encoding RHS repeat domain-containing protein, which translates into the protein MSYNPLSQRASKYYKDKDISYYHKYIYDNHNIIGIYDGRSDRLLASFIHTPKSIDKPLSITIDKQTYYYHLDINNSVVEISDEFKNIVQHFTYDDFGYIIDRYTSENHKELEILNPYTYTSREYDTDELYYYRARYYDPSIKRFISPDPISYQSGDTNFYAYVNNNPINLTDPSGLKPQVNIPNSDVVGNIYTKNIANNLPQNPNIDILTPPPSPINAEPMGKDGFKVRGSKPKLDIGKTLYFVFYDSNAKHTKYLKSSATKVYNEVKQEISKKPDKQHHIVYLQEVTSANELKDFVQSKIEQNGGKEKVLLGSIEAIRQIPQSTSIYQYVKNTLNIKPNQEHLKPKPYFQGNIDQQSINTHNENILRNEKLHKTIASKEHQKYVMMEVAEDLDGLSDNLGLAGAVLLVAATKNPKRAAILAPIGKGLTVLSEGAMYGKHLFKYFADEFDYRELTTDVILAKTVFIRNNELIEYYADKTISEYIKNLYEDK